The nucleotide sequence ATGATCAACCTGCATCGCCTGTATGTAACTTAACAGTCACCAAATTTGTATCCATCTTATTCGATATTGAAAAGAAATATGTCTGCAGCATTGAGCATTAAAAGCAAATATTGAAAGCTTGCATTGATTCTTGACCTTGTTTACTTAACGTTGTTCAGTAAATACATCTTAAGACTCATGATTTGATTAATTGTCACACAACAGAGACAATCTAACTACGCAAAGGGCAAAAAGCAATCAAACAAAGACTGATACACATTGCTGTGACGTGCTAACACAAGAAATACATTCCTTAGGTTTTTCTCTCACGGTAGCATCACAGTCCTGGACATTTATCGCGCTTACATGCTTCCTACTGATTAAAATCAAAGTGTCAGTATACATACCTGAAGGTATCCGAATATTTCTGTGTATAAGGTACACGGCAACCATTAACTTTGTGTAGTTGTATACTGTGAAGCAGTATTTTAACTCAAAGTCCACAGAGTCCTAGGCTGAGATTGCATTACATCACAACCATGAAAGAACAGGTAAGATTTACAGTGACTAATTGTTGGTTTTGCTGGGAGAGGTTGCCATGTTAACGCGCAGCCTTCAGGGTGCAGCAGTAATAATGTTCTCATATAATTTCTTTCTAATCGTGCTGTTCATTTATTCTTCAGTTACTGTGTGGGGAGCAAAGGAAATTAATGAGCTCATTATTCTTCGTTGTGTTTTTACAAAGCTCTCACTAAATTAGATAGATACATTATTAATATTGTCTCTTGAGTCCAAATCAATTAGGTGACTGCCTCAAAAAGGCGATTGCTTTGATTGTCTAACTCTAACCCTTGTCTTTTGAGTTGTGCGCTGTGGGCAAAGTTTACTGTGTTGTGGGTGAACTGTAAGATTATATGCTGAGATTGCTGGATTCCAGAGTGACACATAATTACGTCACTTTGGCCCCGGGAGGAGCTGTTAGTATCAGGTTTGTCAGGTGAGCAGACAGGTGCAGGTCCTCTAACACCACTGGGAAAGGACAGGTGACTGTGCGTGTTTTGGTATAATGCAGGATTGGGCTTTTAAAGGGTTGGTTAgggtgtgtatgtctgtgtttgttggCCACAAAGAGTAGTCTCAGttgcgtgcgcacacacacacacacacacacggcactCCGGAAAACTGGGAGGGCAGGATTTATTTTGGTTTAAACACTGCTGTGTGGATGACTTTTACATTCACTTGCTCTTTGGACTTTGGATATCTGACACAGAAAGATAGGACGCAAGGTAATGTTTTTATGGTACTCTTGGCTGTTTGTGTGTTCCTTTATATTCTAAGTatttgttttagtgttttagAACACTGTGATGTGATATAATTAGACTGAATGAATTTGCTTACATATTTTCCTGTGTACTCATGTGAGGTTTGTGAGATTTTAATTAAGGAAAAAAACGTGAGTGTCAGCTCCTTTCTCGCTCTGCTGTGTTGTCAAGTTTCTTTCGGTGTTAAGCAGTTTGACATGAGGGCCAGGTTTGGCTCTCAGGTAACCATAGCTACACTGAGTTTCCATAGGTACCGGCCCTTATGCCTCTGTCTTGCactgttgtttatttttcccAGCAAAGACCACAGCCAGTCTTGGGTCAAAGTGTTCTTCATCAGGCAGTTATTTGGCTGAAGGACATGCCTGTTCTCTTGATCACAGGTCAGACTTTTCCTCTGACTCAGCCTGCAAGTCATCTCTGATTTAGAGATGGCATTAGCTGAAACCACTGTGAAGGgcttgcagtttttcttttgccAGGGACCAGATGCAAAGATAGTCTAACTAAATTTAAAATCTACCTACTGTAGGCACTGATCCCTAGTCCTCTGTGTGGAAAACGTGTTCTTCGTCTATTGTACGGAGCCGAGGGAGCTGTTTGCTTTGTTCCCCCTGCCCTGCTCTTATTCCGCTGGTGCAAAGATGGTGGGAACACCTGCAGTGTGCCACATGGGGCAGACAGCGTAACAGGACTCATTACTGACAGAATTTTCTCCTTCCACTGCCTGAAGCGCAGCTGAAAAACACCAAATTAGATGTGCCAAGGCTCTTGTGGGGGCTCGGTGCAATTTTAGGCTGTAATCCGGTTGAGCAAGAGTTGGTGTGACTTGATCGAATCCACGAGCCTGAAGGAACAGAGCTGTGTGGCTGTAGTTTGCATAGCTATTATCATAATCTACTCTAGGGCTGCACTTTTTGTCCCCCTCTGATAACAACGGCGCAAAAAAAAGGCTGTTGTGGTATTTTCAAACGAAACCTCGTAGAGTGCATACGGTACAGACAAATGCACACTCACAAACAATAGCAGTGCAAACAGTTTCTTCTCTCTTGACTGGACTTCAAAGAGCTGGCATTCATAGCATGTCTTTGTCGAAATGTAatggaaatatgtgtgtatgtgtgataaCATTACCACCTCGTCCTTTAAAGATTTTTTGCATCGTGTATTTTGCATTTTGAAGTATTAAAGGCAAATTGATGATCCCGATGCATTTGTGAAACTCAGTGTAGAGGAAACATTTTGCTCTTcacatctaaacaaaaggccaAAAGCAACCTGACAGTTAACAGTTAACgatatgtaaatgtaaaaataaatgccTATATAGCTAAAGCCACACAGAGCACCGCAGAACTCAAACCATGTCAATGTGGCACCCAAATACATTGCCCTTGTGGCTTACAAATGCACTGTTGCACAAAAACCTGCAGCTGAAGCAGACCGCGGGGACTACTTATGTTACCATAGTGCTAAACACGCACAGCACCCAGCTATTTTAGaaatatttttgactttttaaaaaaatataaaaccttAGATGAAATCCTTCCATAATATTTCCATCtttgatttgattgattttGTTGACATAAACAAAAACTGATAACATTGAGGGTCTTGGAAGTCACTTAGCTGCTTTAAAAAGTGCACAATCTATTTTCAGTCAGCGTCTACAGAAAATTAGATTTATTCAGTCAGTTACAGGTCTGAGAGTGTGAAGAGAAACCAATTTGCAGGCTCTGCAGCTCTCTGCTGCCTTAGGCCTTGTATTAGGATTGATGCTGCAGAGTTTCTTTTGGCCCCAATGCTATCTGTCCGAGGGCGACACCGTGGAGCACACCAAGCTCAAGGTCATTCACCCGCAGTAGGATTATTCCTTGTGTTTAGATGCGTGTTATTATATTGATCAATACCTAAGattgtctttcttcttttcctttataTATAGATCTCCCTGCCTCCCCTCTGCAGTACCAGTGTGGATCAGTGGACTACCTGTGTTCTCCAAGGCTCATAAAGAAAGGTCCGACCCCCAGACCATGTCACGACAAGCCTCCAATCAAACCGCGGCCTCAGCCCCCCACCTCGCCCAGAACGCTAACCGCACAGAAACCTCAAGGTAAAAATCCAGTGACACTTCAGCCCCTTGAAGGCCAGTTTTGACATTGGTGCTGTCATTATAATTGAAAGGCGCTGCAAGGTTGGACCCCTGCTATCGAGCCGTGATTTATTCTGCTCTGACAAAACACTTTTCTATAACATGGTACGTGTCAGCTGCCTGACCTCACTCTGCCACTCACCGTGCTCAGTAGGTCACCTCTGcaagagctgctgctgctgtaaagCAGGGCAGTGGCTCCCAAGTGTTTGTGATCGGGCACCATTTGAAGAATGCTAAATATGAACATGTGTTGTGTTTAGGGAGTCGCTGGGAAACATACTAGGACATTACACCACAGACCTGTCcccgattttttttttaaatgctctgAACTATTCAGAGAAAAATTCCTGCTGATCATTTAAAATTGATCATTTGATTAGCATTTCTGAtcaaggaaaaaacaaagttttataaAGCACCACAGCCGCCCTTTAGAATAGCTTAGATATTTCAAGATCCTCTCATTTTTCATGAATTGACACTGATGGTAAAGATCATTGGCTAAAAATGGCTGAACTTGGACTGCAGTGCTGAAAACAGTCAGTTTTAATGAACCGTCTCTTTCCCACACAGCTCAGAGGTTCATGGGTTAGCACCAGATTTGCTGGCTAGGAGTTTCAAACCTGTTTACATTTCATATTCTTGCTTTAAAgctgtttgaaataaaatatcagttAGCTGATGACAAGTCAGTAAAACATATTATTCCATTGCAATAAAATCATCTGTGGCCTTTTGCTTTCTTACTTGTCTGCACATAAAAGTGTAAATATAATGCATATTTTGCAAAGGAACTAGTTGTACTATGCTTTGACTGTCATTCGCCTGACTTATGAGCTACTTGGGCACAGTTACAGTTTCTGGTACTGCATTTGAATGCATGCAGTACTTCCCACCTGACAGGATGAACTTCCTCACTGACATCTCCGAGCTAATCCAAAGGGAGGGAGAATTGAATTAAAAGGGAAGTCGTAATTCAGTCAGTTTTTGAGCAGAGAAGAATCTAAAACTGGACGTAGATCTCTCTGGCCTAAAAGCTTTGGTGGTGCAGAACATGCTGAATCACTTAACTGATGAATTATGTGGCAGAAGCAAGTAGCgctttcccttttttctttttttgccttttttattgGATTGCTCTTTACAAATGTTGTGAGTTTTTTTGCAGCTACAGTGAACAACATTAATAACAATGGTTTAAAATAATGGATCAGTTAaactattaattaaaaaattaactTGCAAACATTCATTAATTTACAGTTTTTACTGTTTGTCCAACTGTTTGTTGGTGATGCTCTATCCTCTGTTTCCCACTCATACATAAAATGCTTACCCCTTACTTTTATTTAACATACTCCATATGGCTGAAAAACAAGTATATAAAATAAAGTTGTTGCCTTTCTGATGAACTGATGAAACTGAAACATCTATATTTTCATCCTCAGTAGACAGCTCACCGCACATAAACACATGCACTATTACTACTGCATAAAGAAAAGTCTCCTTTCTAATCAGCAGTGGCCCACACAGATGGAGGAAGTGCTGAAATTAACAACTGTAACATATCAGCACATTTCCTGGTTTCTGACAAAAATGCTTCCTAAAAttaaatgtatgaaaaaaaattCGGATATGTCAGTAAAGTTGGCCTATTATGTAAGCGTTTATTAAGTGTAGCATATATTTTTAAGAGAGCACTGTCATTATTGCACttgcttatttttttcttcttttctcatcTTTCTTGAGCCACAATGGCTTACGCACATGCTCTCAGCATCCTGTTCAGAAATAAGGAAGTTGCAGATCGCTGACGCTCAGAGTTGATCTCGTCCTGCCCCACTGCGCTGCTACGTTTTTCTGTCtcttctgacttttttttttgtattttctgtgttttatctcaAGTTTTTACAAAGTGAACCAGCGACACAGCTATGGAGGTTTTCTCCCTTGGATTTATTCCTGTTACCTGATTGCTTTTGTTCTTGTCTGGAGCCTCATGCTTCTCTTTTGCTctgcttttcttgttttgtcTGGACCCGCGCATCTGTAGTGCCCCCTAAACCTGCGCACCTGCTCGCCCTTGGGCAAGACAAGAAACCTAAGAGGATCCCACCGGCACCCTCCAGGCCTCTGCCAGCACCCCCTCTTCCACCTAAACCAAAGCCTACGCTAACCCCTCCTggccagggagcacagccgCAGAGAGAGGCCCAGAAAGTTGGGCTGCTGATTGAGAGGTTTGAAAATTCAAGGTAAGCTGAGAAATTTAGACTGGTTTAGACCGGCTTTAGACTGAGACTGGTTAGTTTGGCAGATTTATCGTTTGTCTTCTAAAAGGAGTTTCAGGTTAGCcattttttatttgtacagGTTTAAGATGTGGGCTAGTTTTTCAGTGAGACGTAGATACAAGGAAACAAGAAATTAAAGTTTTGCTGTGCAGCCCGAAGTATTGATCCTCGATGTAATACACATCTGTAAAGGTGATGTGATAgtaagtttttctttgtttttatttttccagggtCCCCATCCTTGGGGTGCTTCCACGCTCACAGCTGCAGCTGTGTCTGAGGATGGACAGTGCACCGGATATCACTTCCTGCAGCCAGGACACCACAGCAAAGGTTGCAGGAGACTCCTTCCCTGTGGATAAACCTGCGCTTGGCAACTTTGAACGGACTGACGACGAGACTGATCTCTCGCGTCTGGCTTCCATGCGCATCGACGGCACCGGTGATCCTGTGATGGATAGCTGTGCAGAGAATGACATCACGCAGAACGATGGCTGCCTCAATGACGTGGGGCGGGATGAAGGTTCATCCCGCAAACTTCTGGACAATCCGGACTCCTCAGAGCAGAACGGGAAGATTCCCAACCGGGACAGTGGCATTGACAGCCCGTCGTGCACCGTAGAAGGGGAGGTGTTCCCTAATGAGGATGTCATTGACGAGGAGGATAATTACGACAGCGTCACTGAGACAGAGAGTGTGTCCTGCTGCGTTACACTGGACAACAAGCGAGACTCAACGCAGGATGAGGACAGTGACTTAGATGAGGGGAGCAGTGGGGAGATACACTCtctgacagacacacagatcGGGTATCTCACAGATACACACTCGGAGGCGCAGAAAGTGAGTACCTCCCTCGCTCAGCATCAGCAGGTCATAAGCACACATACCAAAGACCGTAACTTTAAGTCTGAATACAGACACCGCCTCGCTACAGCCTCCGCCGTTCAGTTCACGTGATGTGTGGTAATTGTGAGGAATTCTGATAGCTTGTTGAAATCGAAGCACACGTCCTGCGAGTTTAAAAGCTTCATCTCAGCCCGCCGTTCGTGTAATGGAAAAAAGTAGCGTGTGTCTATAATTATCTGAGCCTGGGTGAACACTTTCAAAGAATACTTCTGCATGAAACGTTAGACGCTATTACAGCCTCAGTTTGCCAGTCACAAATGATTTGAGCTGTAGCTAAAAGGGACTCTtgtgttacatatttaaaaaagctGAATAGCTGCCCAAAAGCTGTAACAAAAGCATGTTTTGATTGCCAGATCAAAGACTGCACAGACAGTGTTCCTACAGCTGATCtaaaatttcagctttttcctcttcttcactTGTGTCACAGTACAGTATCGATTGTAAACAACACAAGTACCTCAGATAGTTGTCATAGCCTTCCTTGTGGCCTAAATGTGTGGTCAGTGCTTCCTGTTCTATCCAGCAGCTTATGAAATATTTCATAGTACAACAGTATCACAGACATGAAATATACTAATATTGGAAAAGAAGAAGCGATCGTGAAGGTGATGACAGATTAAGCTGTCCAATGAGAAAGCTTTTTGTAAATACTACTCAGGCTAAATCCGGAAATGTTAGACATTAGGAGCCAATAGGAGTGTTTTAAGACAGTAGATTTATGTGGCATTGCACTCATGAATGTCAGCAGTAGTTGTTCTTCCTCAGCTGTTGTCAGTACTGTAAAACATGAACTGTCTGCCCACACCCGCAGCCTTTTGGGGAAAAGGTATCTGTGCTCTTCAGCGCTTCCTGATCCCAGCACCGCTGTGCAGAGGAAGGGTGTGTTGATCtatgtgcatgcgtgtgtggtTGGTAGCCTTTCTGTGTCTACATGAATGTGTCTAACAGCACAGCTGACATGTTGATGGCTCTATAATGACAACCTTTTGACAGAGGatgtggtttttttttagtgaTGTGAGGTGCAAGAGTGACTGAAAACAAGTTCTGCTGACTTTGTGTGCCCTCTTCTTTGCACACAATGAAAACTGAGTTTCACTTTTGTTCACATAGTAATATTTGGCATTGTTAGATTTCCTTACAAAGCATAATCTCTGGTGAGTTTTCCCCTGCCATCTGTGCCAGGGTAAGAGAACAGAGGAGTGACAAATTCACGGAAAAACCCAAGCTGAATTATCTTAGTGAGATCTTAGGTCATCAGAACAACGTCAGTGCACACTGATATTGATTCTCCATGTCACTGGAGCTCAACTGGAAGGATGGAGCTGCTCTGATGGTGACTGTGAAGGACATACCACATGTGCCGCATCTTTTTTATACTAAACGATTCAGTACCCCATCCTGCTTTATGAGTAGGAGCATTTTCATCCATCAGCGATAACAAAGCCTCAAGATCCCCTTACTGCAGGGGTAAAGGTTTCAGGTTTTTTTGCACAGTCACAATCTGGGAGGCAAAAAACGACTCCCCATAGCACAAATTCTATCATTTTTGCATCAAGACTTGGTTAAGCTCATGTTTAGGTTTGGCCTAAATGAATGTGATGCAGTCATTATATTCTGGAAACAAGGCTGCGTGTTTTAATTTGAAGACAGCTGTTGCGAAACCTGGATTGTAGCAATAGGCTAAATGTTTTGTGACCTCAGTGTGCGTTGAACCAGTGATACAAGGATGAACTACTGCAGCGTTTTCATGTCATTTCAGCTCATCAAagtgaaagagagaggaaacagAGCTCTTCAATTTCACCGCAGCAGCTATTAGCACATCTCATAGTTTACTGCTGCTGAACTAAACCGGTGACTAAAATAACACTTTGTGAATGTCAGTTTACAGTAATCTGCTGCAGACGTTGCTGATAGTTACCTCAGCCACAAGCATAAATATTTGGGGCTTTTACATAAGTCCAAGATCCCCTTCAGACACTTCTGTTTTTCCTACAAGCATTGCTGCTACTTCTCATCAAGCCAGCCATGAGCTCTGTCTGTTGATGCTTCAAAGGCTGTAGGGGTGCTGCGACAGCTCCAGCAGGAACTGGGTGTGAGATGGGTTACACCCTCACCGGTCATCACAGGGGTGACACACGGTGAGACAAACACGGGCTTTGAGTTTCCGTATCACCTAGTAGTGTTTTGAACATTGGGACGTAAGTTTCAGTGACGTGACAAAATAATCGTGTGTGTACATGTCGTAAATTGATACTAAAGATGAGCACAAAGGAAGTTTCTCCCTTTGCCACATGGATGTGAAATTGCAATCCTAGTGTCACACTCACGTGAGGTTAAACTTTAAATGAAGAAGTAACACAGAAATTTGAATTTTAAGGAACTCAATAATTGGTATCTTTCTGCCACACAGTTTGGTTATAAAACCGATGCACGTGTTTGTGTGCTAAAAAGAGAGCAGCTATCCCATGTTAGTGGTTTCATACAAAAAACACAGTGAATAACTGCAGGgtaaaaaagggtaaaaataaataaataaataaaactatataTTACGAATGTTGTTTAGCGTTTACAGAAAGTGTAACATAAAGGTTATTCAGGTAGGAAGTAGTAACCGTGGTTACTTTAACACTGAATAATTACATCCTAAAAATGCTTCTGTGGCAGTAGCTGTGCAGTGTAACCTGTTGGGTGGCTGTGGTGAATTATATCACATTATATTGAACATACTTTTTTGTCACATGAGTATTTATAACTTAAAGCATAAggtgtcagctttctttcatCTCTGACTGCTGTCTGAAAACTTCTCAAATATGGTGGAGTTGGCGTgtatgtttgtctttttttgcctTAGATGTAATCTTTTGGTGCTTTTCTGTTTCCCCTCAGTGCTCAGAAGCTCAGAAACTCCTGAATATTGCCAAAGAGCTTCTCCAAACTGAAGAGGCCTACGTGAAACGACTCAATCTCCTCGACCAGGTATCGCTTTCCTTTCGTATGCATCTCTTTATCTGTTACTGGCTTTGTGCGAGGTTTTTCTTCTATCCTGTTTAAATTTCTGTCGCCTAGTAGTGCTAGTGTTGTTAGCGATTGAGATTACAGCTGATCTGGATTAATGCTGGGACTGAGACCCACTACACACCAACCCTCTGTTGGCTTGATTACTTAGAGCGCTCTAAGTGCTATCTTGTAAGATGTAATGCAcctctgtttgtgtgcatgtggacTATATTTATGAATGTCCAACATAAAGAGTGCTTCGTCACCGCAAACCTGAGTGTGCatcgtgtgtttgtgtctgttaaAGGAGGCACGTAGGTTGTTGTGTGTTGCAACCCACGCAGTGATCTATATTTCTGTCTAAATTCTGTGAACTAAGCATGTGTTTCCCGACCCTTGGCTCTATTTATGACTAGACAGCTATTTTTTGATATAGCTGTCTACCCttggtcatttaaaaaaaatcatattttgtatCTACCAGTGAATATAGTTTGTCTtctttcagagaaaacatttatATTCAAACTtaaaacttcagaaaacactttAGATAAATcgcgctgttaaaaaaaaaaaaaataaggatgTGAACTCAGTGATCTTATTTACTTACTTGACTTCTGCCCAGCTTCTAATTTTACAaggttattttctgttttctattgGACAATCTCCTCTATATAATAAGCCTTTGTGCCAGTTTGCACTGGCCTGCACTCTAAAACCCAGAGATGCTCACTTAAGTGTAACTTAAAATAATGAAGTGAAAGGACCTCAGGAACACAAGTTACTTGGCTCATGTTCAGTTGCAAACCAGTCATTGCGGCTCTTAATTTTTATCACCCAGACCTCACACTCTCGGCTTCTTTGTGACAGGCTAAAGTTTGACTGCTTTTTTTCCTGTACCTGCAGTTTTTTCTCTACCTGCAGCGTGGTGAGTCGCGTTTATGACGAGTGTTCACTGCCAGTGGTTAAGTTGCCTTCCTCTTTGTTGAGTTCATGTGGTAGAGTTGATGATCTCTAACCTATCACAGAGCAGCTATGGTTTATTTGTTACTGAAGGCAAAACGTTTTTATGgttaacttcctgtttttgtctTACAACTTTCACATGAAACTTGTTTCCGTGGATACCGGTTACTGCGATTGTcaaggaagcaaaactagatgCAGTGATTTGGACTTTATCTCAAGAGTCATGGCGAATGATGTGCTCGATTATTAAGCTGAACCTGTACATAAAGAATCTGTCGCTGATGCTCCCCCTGTGAAATCAATCAATCTGTAATAGTGCTTAATTggacagaaacatttttttaagccAACAGTACTGATAGTCAATTATTGATTCTTCATAACTGAGTGTCAAATTTccacaaagtttaaaaacacacaagagaATAAGCGCAAACAGCAGTCGTCTAGATATCCTGAGATTTTACTTGCTAATATGAATCAGGCTTGTAGACTGATTATAAAAGATCAACAGTTTGTCTTGAACCACCTTAAAGCATActgcagtttaaaaacaaaatgcatgcAGTTGCCTGCTGGCACTCCCACATCAGCTTATTATGCATTCTATGACATCATTCATTAGACCTTTTGTTccttatttcttcttcttccttttaaGACCTTCTATATACTAAACATTTAAATACCCACAAACCCACCGCATTAACAGCCGTTTACCTTGGCCTACTAAATCATCTTCAGCGAGTTGGTGTTCCAGGCATGAAAAGCATCAGTAAAGTTTAGATAATATAGTGTAGTTTATCTGTTTTTTAGCACATCTGCAGAAAAGTAATCATAGCTTGATGTCATTCACACTTAAATATATATGACAACACGGACATTTTTCTGCCTGAGTTTACATACCTGCTACTTAAACAGAGCCAAGCTGAGTCGAGTTGTGTTCTGAGCGCGAGtttttatatacaaatattttcTCTGCAGGTATTTTGCACAAAGCTCACCGAGGCTGGAATCCCTCAGGACGTCATTACAGGGATCTTCTCCAACATCTCTTCTATCTACTGCTTTCACGATAAGTTCCTGCTCCCTGAGCTCAAGACACGGATTACTGATGAATGGTGAGGACTAAACACTCGGCATTTCGCTGGCTTTCCTAAAGTATCGGTGTGAAGAGATGAGCCGTTGGGGGGTCATTATTGTCAGGTTTTCAGCAGTGTCTGATTTTagcttgtgtgtatttatgcgTGTCATAAAGACTTACAGGTTGAGGgtattttttttgtccttttttcccACAGTAAGCAGGAAATCTGCTTCCAGTGTGTGATATTATGCCAACATCAGCCACCCTTGGTAGATAATGACTCCTCTGGAGACCTGTCACATAATGGCTCCCCTCACATTAACTCATTAAAATTTATTGGCTGAAATAaacttgaaaaaacaaaacaaaacaaaggacaTCAAGTCAGAAAAGTGCACCTTAGGAAGAAAATTCATAAGGAGGATTAATTTCTGTAATGCCCCAATAAAATTCTTGAGATTACTCTCATTAGTTATGAGCCTTTGTTTGTGTCTCTTTATGAGTGATGTAATTGCCCCCAGTATTATAGTATTTATGCTTGTGCAGCCTCTCTTGGTTCTAACATGGATATGTGAAATGAATCTGCTCGAGCAACCCTTTAATTACCTCCTCCCTGCTTTAGTAGGAAACTGTGTGATCTTTTTCCCAATAGGCTTTGGGAATTTTCCCTCAAAGCTGCAACTTGATGTATTTACACGTGTAGAGCTGTCTATATATTTGCATGAACGAGTAGCTAATGTGCATTTCATTAAAACACTTCAACAATCTTTTGATATAGAGACAAGTGCATATGAAATACTAGACACCTTGGCATGGAAATTTGTTTTGGAATCATCCGTTTGTTTGCTCGTTCTTGCTTTAGGGAAAACAAACCACGCATCGGAGACATCCTCCAGAAACTGGCTCCATTCATGAAGATGTATGGAGAGTATGTGAAGAACTTTGACCGGGCCATGGACTTGGTCAACACCTGGACGCAGCGATCTTCACAATTTAAGAGTGTCGTTCAGAATATACAGGTTTctctcttctcctttttttttctctatttttacattttttcaacaGCATGTCTCGGGAAAAGAACATCCAATCATATGTATCTAAAGATTATTTGGATTTTATATAGTTTTTTTCAGGAATTTTGTGAGTTTTAGCAAAAATTCAACAAGTCTTCTTTCTGAATTAATCagttaaagttttgtttttttgtttcaaccAACAGAAACAGGATGTGTGCGGGAATCTGACGTTGCAGCACCACATGTTAGAGCCAGTCCAAAGGATTCCTCGCTATGAGCTCTTGCTCAAAGACTACCTGAAGAAGTTGCCCGATGATGCTCTCGACAGAAAAGACGCTGAAAGTAAGTTGCTGCTGACTCACACGTTTACGCTTCATGACTGATAAACTCCGGGTCACAGAGAAATCCAACCAGCTGTGTCTTTGCTTTCCTCAGTAATCTAGAGATTCATGtaaatcacattttaaagacGCGCTTGTTGTATGAAAATACGCCACCCATTGACGAGTATTCAGCTCAAGGCAGACACAGTTTAGCTTTACTCAGAAATATGGATTTAGAAC is from Oreochromis niloticus isolate F11D_XX linkage group LG20, O_niloticus_UMD_NMBU, whole genome shotgun sequence and encodes:
- the fgd gene encoding faciogenital dysplasia isoform X2, yielding MPVLLITDLPASPLQYQCGSVDYLCSPRLIKKGPTPRPCHDKPPIKPRPQPPTSPRTLTAQKPQVPPKPAHLLALGQDKKPKRIPPAPSRPLPAPPLPPKPKPTLTPPGQGAQPQREAQKVGLLIERFENSRVPILGVLPRSQLQLCLRMDSAPDITSCSQDTTAKVAGDSFPVDKPALGNFERTDDETDLSRLASMRIDGTGDPVMDSCAENDITQNDGCLNDVGRDEGSSRKLLDNPDSSEQNGKIPNRDSGIDSPSCTVEGEVFPNEDVIDEEDNYDSVTETESVSCCVTLDNKRDSTQDEDSDLDEGSSGEIHSLTDTQIGYLTDTHSEAQKCSEAQKLLNIAKELLQTEEAYVKRLNLLDQVFCTKLTEAGIPQDVITGIFSNISSIYCFHDKFLLPELKTRITDEWENKPRIGDILQKLAPFMKMYGEYVKNFDRAMDLVNTWTQRSSQFKSVVQNIQKQDVCGNLTLQHHMLEPVQRIPRYELLLKDYLKKLPDDALDRKDAEKALELISTAANHSNAAIRKMEKMHKLLEVYERLGGEEDIVNPANELIKEGHIKKMSAKNGTAQDRYLYLFNNMVLYCVPKLRLMGQKFSVRERIDIAGMAVQENVKQNLPHTFAIIGKRRSLELQARTAEEKEDWIQVIQATIERHKQNSETFKAFNSSFSREDDYVPESPGLWSNTSIDSDGERLQERSSKKKEKEKQTCKGCSESFNFTKRKHHCKSCGAAICAKCSKMDNKTSRVCPECFEASLSIENLGTGEQRRKTAPERQVSLTAENCLLCGHLQVQEKGKSWMKMWVAVTKAEPLVLYLQSSGQDSKGSRPVPLPGFEVSPAPSAAAEKTEVKHIIRLSNTQQTLLLSAQDEELQAKWVDFLSKAARGEASAEASTSLTEHRKSQ
- the fgd gene encoding faciogenital dysplasia isoform X4, with protein sequence MLSVRGRHRGAHQAQDLPASPLQYQCGSVDYLCSPRLIKKGPTPRPCHDKPPIKPRPQPPTSPRTLTAQKPQVPPKPAHLLALGQDKKPKRIPPAPSRPLPAPPLPPKPKPTLTPPGQGAQPQREAQKVGLLIERFENSRVPILGVLPRSQLQLCLRMDSAPDITSCSQDTTAKVAGDSFPVDKPALGNFERTDDETDLSRLASMRIDGTGDPVMDSCAENDITQNDGCLNDVGRDEGSSRKLLDNPDSSEQNGKIPNRDSGIDSPSCTVEGEVFPNEDVIDEEDNYDSVTETESVSCCVTLDNKRDSTQDEDSDLDEGSSGEIHSLTDTQIGYLTDTHSEAQKCSEAQKLLNIAKELLQTEEAYVKRLNLLDQVFCTKLTEAGIPQDVITGIFSNISSIYCFHDKFLLPELKTRITDEWENKPRIGDILQKLAPFMKMYGEYVKNFDRAMDLVNTWTQRSSQFKSVVQNIQKQDVCGNLTLQHHMLEPVQRIPRYELLLKDYLKKLPDDALDRKDAEKALELISTAANHSNAAIRKMEKMHKLLEVYERLGGEEDIVNPANELIKEGHIKKMSAKNGTAQDRYLYLFNNMVLYCVPKLRLMGQKFSVRERIDIAGMAVQENVKQNLPHTFAIIGKRRSLELQARTAEEKEDWIQVIQATIERHKQNSETFKAFNSSFSREDDYVPESPGLWSNTSIDSDGERLQERKSSKKKEKEKQTCKGCSESFNFTKRKHHCKSCGAAICAKCSKMDNKTSRVCPECFEASLSIENLGTGEQRRKTAPERQVSLTAENCLLCGHLQVQEKGKSWMKMWVAVTKAEPLVLYLQSSGQDSKGSRPVPLPGFEVSPAPSAAAEKTEVKHIIRLSNTQQTLLLSAQDEELQAKWVDFLSKAARGEASAEASTSLTEHRKSQ